In the Terriglobia bacterium genome, CGTTCCGCCACCGCCGGTGGAATGCGCGATTTCCCGGCATGCACGGCGCGTATGGCATCCATCAGCTCGTCTCCGAACATGCCTTTCAGCAGGTAAGCGCGCGCCCCAGCCTGCAGCGCACGATAGATGTCTTCATCACCATCGAACGTGGTCAACACGATAATCCGTGCCGCCGGATAGTCCTGTCGAATCTGCACCACGGCATCCACGCCGCCCATGTTAGGCATACGCAAATCCATCAAAGTCACGTCGGGCTCATGTTGCCGGAACAGATCGACCGCTTGTTTACCGTCGGCGCCCTCGGCCACCACGCTCATGTCCGGCACAGTATTGAGCAAAGCCACCAGGCCCTGCCGCACTACGTGGTGATCCTCCACCACCATGATTCGAATCGGACTCGCCGCCTGACTCATTAATGGATTGGCGTCTCCACGCGCACCTGGGTCCCCGCGCCGGGCGTGCTAACCACAGTCAATTCAGCCCCAATCTGCTCCGCTCTTTCCCGCATACCCTGTAAACCATAATGCCCGTCTGCGCCCGAAGCCGCACCGCGATCGACGAAACCTCGCCCATCGTCGGCGATTACCATTCTTACCTTCTTCGCGTCGAAGCTCAGAGCGACGTCGATGCGTTTAGCCTCCGCGTGGCGCACCACGTTGGTGATCGCTTCTTGACCTATTCTCAGCAATTCATCTTCTATCTTCGCTGACAAAGCATGGTAGGACCCGTTGACGTCGAATCGTAGCTTCACCGCCGCTCTTGCAGTGATCTGCGTTGCCATTTTAGAAAGCTTTAATGCAAAATCTTCGCGTTCGGCCGTTTGTGAACGTAAGTCCCAAATGGAACGCCGCGCTTCGGCCAGGCTGTCTTGCACTAACTGCCGCGTCTGGTCGAGCAGCTCCCGCACTCCGTCGAGGGGTCCAGATAGTTTGCGGCCGAGCAATTCCAGTTGCAGCGAAACGGCCACGAACCCTTGCGCCAGAGTGTCGTGAATCTCGCGCGCAATCCGATTGCGTTCGGCCAGTACGGCTTTGAATTGCGCCTCGACTTGCCGTAAGCGCCAACGATACGCCTCGTATGCGGCCGCCGTCGCGAGAATCGCGAGCAGCAGATAAAACCAATACGTCTGATAGAAATGCGGACGCAGCCGGAATGCCAGCGCCGCTTCGGTCTCGCTCCAGTCACCGTCGAACGCGCGCGCCGAGACACGGAATCGGTATTGCCCGGGCCGCAGATTCGTGTAGTACGCCACGCGGCGTGTTCCCGCATCGATCCACGAGTGGTCGAAGCCTTCCAATCGATAGCGAAACCGCGCTCTTTGCGGTGAGTAAAAAGTCAAACCCGCGTACTCGAAGGAAAATCGTGAAGGCCCTGGCGCCACATCCATAGACGTTGCATCTCCGGGCTCGAACGTCCGGTCGTCCACCGAAAACGATTCCAGCACAACCGGCGGCGGCGGTACCTTCCGCTCCACCGTTCCCGAATCCACTACCGCCACGCCCTTCACGGTGGAGAACCATAACGAGCCGTCTTTGGTTCTCCAGACCGCCGGGTGTCCTCCCTCGCTGCATTCGCTCACACGAAGACCGTCTGCGGTTCCGTACTGCGTTATCAATAAGCCGCCTCCCGCCTGCTTTCTTGCCCGGAAAATGCCAGTCTTGGAGCTGATCCAAAGACTCCGCTCCGCATCCTCGAGAATCCCGTAGATCGTATCCGGCAG is a window encoding:
- a CDS encoding two-component regulator propeller domain-containing protein, with product SNDVLSSDITLSAFEDREGNLWLGTESDGLYVLRDQKFAMYTSKDGLESELARSIFQDRKGTVWIGTNGGLSRFADGRFSSMTAKDGLSSNAILALAEDGQGNLLAGTPDGLNVIRGGHITVITSADGLADDFVRSIYEDSDGSVWIGTRRGLSHWIKENFKTYSQTEGLGSDFVGTLLRGRDGSLWIATLGGLARFADGKFKNYTTADGLSGNVITALQEDADGSIWIGTQGGGLNRFISGKFSRYQAMGLPDTIYGILEDAERSLWISSKTGIFRARKQAGGGLLITQYGTADGLRVSECSEGGHPAVWRTKDGSLWFSTVKGVAVVDSGTVERKVPPPPVVLESFSVDDRTFEPGDATSMDVAPGPSRFSFEYAGLTFYSPQRARFRYRLEGFDHSWIDAGTRRVAYYTNLRPGQYRFRVSARAFDGDWSETEAALAFRLRPHFYQTYWFYLLLAILATAAAYEAYRWRLRQVEAQFKAVLAERNRIAREIHDTLAQGFVAVSLQLELLGRKLSGPLDGVRELLDQTRQLVQDSLAEARRSIWDLRSQTAEREDFALKLSKMATQITARAAVKLRFDVNGSYHALSAKIEDELLRIGQEAITNVVRHAEAKRIDVALSFDAKKVRMVIADDGRGFVDRGAASGADGHYGLQGMRERAEQIGAELTVVSTPGAGTQVRVETPIH
- a CDS encoding response regulator transcription factor, whose protein sequence is MSQAASPIRIMVVEDHHVVRQGLVALLNTVPDMSVVAEGADGKQAVDLFRQHEPDVTLMDLRMPNMGGVDAVVQIRQDYPAARIIVLTTFDGDEDIYRALQAGARAYLLKGMFGDELMDAIRAVHAGKSRIPPAVAERLANRMGGPGLTPRELDVLRLIVSGNSNKEIGEGLRISEATVKTHINNILSKLGVTDRTQATTTALQRGIVHLDSRGT